In Microbacterium sp. No. 7, the genomic window AGGTTGGAGCATTCTCATCCCGCGGCCCGGACGCCTGTGGTCTACTCAAGACGACGATCATCGTCTTCGTTCCGGGGGGAAACGCGTATGACCGCTCATCGCAGCATGAGACGACGCCTCAGCAGCGCACGTGCCGTGTCCGAGTACTTCGCCGCGCAGCCGGCCACCGCCGCGCAGCTGCCCGATCCGGAGCCGCTGCTGCGGAACCTCACGATCGGCGTCCTCGAGGTGCTCGCGGGCGTGCGCGAGGTCGATCAGCTCGCCAGATGGATGAGCGAGGACGCGTTCCGCGCGCTCGTGACGCGCGCCAACCTCACGGCCCGCGCCCGCAGCGCGCGCGGTCAGACGGCGGCCCGGCCCGCGCACCGCATCGTGTCCGTGCGGCACTGCAGCCCCAAGGACGCCGTCATCGAGGCGACCGTCGTCGTCGCGGGCCCCGTGCGCGTGCGCGCCGTCGCCATCCGCCTCGAGGGCTGGGACGATCGCTGGCGCGCGATGAGCGTCGGCATCCTCTGACGACGGACGCCGCCAGGCTACTGCCGGTAGCTCGACAGGAAGTTGCCCAGCCGCTCGATCGCCTCGGTCAGCACGCGCGCCTCCGGCAGCGTGACGATGCGCAGGTGGTCGGGCGTCGGCCAGTTGAAGCCCGTGCCCTGCACGAGCAGCACGTGCTCGGCGACGAGGAAGTCGTAGACGAGCTTCGCGTCGTCGTGGATGTCGTGGACGTTCGGGTCGAGGCGGGGGAACGCGTAGAGGGCGCCCTCGGGCTTGCTGCAGGTGACGCCGGGGATCTTGGTGAGGCCCTCCCACGCGGCGTCGCGCTGCTCGTGCAGCCGCCCCGACGGCGCGATGAGCGCGTCGATCGACTGCACGCCCGACAGCGCCGCCTGCACGGCGTGCTGCGCGGGAACGTTGGGGCACAGGCGCGTGGACGCCAGCAGCTGGATGCCCTCGAGGAATCCGGCGGCGTGACGCTTCGGTCCCGTGATCACCAGCCAGCCGGACCGGTAGCCCGCGACGCGGTAGGTCTTGCTCAGGCCGTTGAAGGTGAGGCACAGCAGATCGGGCGCGAGCGTCGCGAGCGGGATGTGCTGCGCGTCGTCGAAGAGGATGCGGTCGTAGATCTCGTCGCTCAGCAGCAGCAGCTCGTGCTCGCGTGCGATCTCGACGATGCCCTCCAGCACCTCGCGGGTGTAGACGGCGCCGGTCGGGTTGTTGGGGTTGATCACGACGATCGCCTTCGTGCGCGGCGTGATCTTGGCACGGATGTCGTCGAGGTCGGGCTGCCAGCCGTTCTCGTTGTCGCACAGGTAGTGCACGGGAGTGCCGTCGGCGAGGCTCGTCATCGCCGTCCAGAGCGGATAGTCCGGCGCCGGGATGAGCACCTCGTCGCCCTCGTCGAGGAGGGCCTGCATCGTCATCGTGATGAGCTCGGAGACGCCGTTGCCGAGGTAGACGTCGTCGGGATCGAACTGCGGGAAGCCCGCGACCTCCTCGTAGCGGGAGACCACGGCGCGCCGCGCCGGCATGATGCCGCGGCTGTCGCTGTAGCCGTGCGCGTGCGGGATGGCCTCGATCATGTCGCGCACGATCTGGTAGGGCGCCTCGAAGCCGAAGACGGCCGGATTGCCCGTGTTCAGCTTGAGGATGCGATGGCCGTCGGCCTCGAGTCGGTCGGCCTCGGCCAGTGCTGCCCCGCGGATCTCGTAGAGGACGTCTTTGAGCTTGGACGACTGATCGAAGGTGCGCGGGGTCATTGGAACAGCGTACTCCTGCGCGACGGAGGATTCCCCCGCGGCGGGGCGTTCACGACCAATCACCGGTCCTGAAATGCGAAATGGCCACCCGTCAGTGGGTGGCCATTTCGTGTAAAAGAAGTCCGGCGGTGTCCTACTCTCCCACAGGGTCCCCCCTGCAGTACCATCGGCGCTGAGAGGCTTAGCTTCCGGGTTCGGAATGGGACCGGGCGTTTCCCTCTCGCTATGGCCGCCGAAACACTATAGATGTGTCACAAAAACCAAGCACACACCCCAAGGAAGGGTGCGGGCGGGTTCTCGACCGTACATCGAGAACCACTCAGTGGACGCGAACCATCACAGATTCGAAAAAATGTTATCAAGTCATCGGCTTATTAGTACCGGTCAGCTGCACACGTTACCGTGCTTCCACACCCGGCCTATCAACCCAGTAGTCTAGCTGGGAGCCTCTCCCCCAAACGGGGATGGAAGTCTCATCTTGAGGCCGGCTTCCCGCTTAGATGCTTTCAGCGGTTATCCATCCCGAACGTAGCTAACCAGCGGTGCTCCTGGCGGAACAACTGGCACACCAGAGGTTCGTCCAACCCGGTCCTCTCGTACTAGGGTCAGATCCTCTCAAACTTCCTACGCGCGCAGCGGATAGGGACCGAACTGTCTCACGACGTTCTAAACCCAGCTCGCGTACCGCTTTAATGGGCGAACAGCCCAACCCTTGGGACCTACTCCAGCCCCAGGATGCGACGAGCCGACATCGAGGTGCCAAACCATGCCGTCGATATGGACTCTTGGGCAAGATCAGCCTGTTATCCCCGAGGTACCTTTTATCCGTTGAGCGACAGCGCTTCCACAAGCCACTGCCGGATCACTAGTCCCGACTTTCGTCCCTGCTCGACCTGTCAGTCTCACAGTCAAGCTCCCTTGTGCACTTACACTCGCCACCTGATTGCCAACCAGGTTGAGGGAACCTTTGGGCGCCTCCGTTACTCTTTGGGAGGCAACCGCCCCAGTTAAACTACCCACCAGGCACTGTCCCTGAACCGGATCACGGTCCGAAGTTAGATATCCAGAGTGACCAGAGTGGTATTTCAACAACGACTCCACACCCACTAGCGTGAATGCTTCACAGTCTCCCACCTATCCTACACAAGCCACACCGAACACCAATACCAAGCTGTAGTAAAGGTCACGGGGTCTTTCCGTCCTGCTGCGCGTAACGAGCATCTTTACTCGTAATGCAATTTCGCCGAGTTCGCGGTTGAGACAGTTGGGAAGTCGTTACGCCATTCGTGCAGGTCGGAACTTACCCGACAAGGAATTTCGCTACCTTAGGATGGTTATAGTTACCACCGCCGTTTACTGGGGCTTAAATTCTCAGCTTCGCCTTACGGCTAACCGGTCCTCTTAACCTTCCAGCACCGGGCAGGCGTCAGTCCGTATACATCGACTTGCGTCTTCGCACGGACCTGTGTTTTTAGTAAACAGTCGCTACCCACTAGTCTCTGCGGCCACCACACCCTTTTCCAGGCAAGCTGGTATAAGCGGATGGCCCCCCTTCTCCCGAAGTTACGGGGGCATTTTGCCGAGTTCCTTAACCACGATTCTCTCGATCTCCTCGGTATTCTCTACCTGACCACCTGAGTCGGTTTGGGGTACGGGCGGCTAGAACCTCGCGTCGATGCTTTTCTTGGCAGCAGAGGATCACCCACTTTTCATCCGCATCGTGTCTCAGCCTGTAAGGGTCACGGATTTGCCTATGACCCGGCCTACGCACTTGCCCCGGGAACAACCATCGCCCGGGATGGGCTACCTTCCTGCGTCACACCTGTTAACACGCTAACCGCACCAGCATGGGGTCACGCGCTCCCCTGAACGGTGCACCCCGAAGGGTACGATGCTCAGGCTCGGGCGTTTAGCACCACTGGATTAGCTTGGGCGGTTCTTCGCCGGTACGGGAATATCAACCCGTTGTCCATCGACTACGCCTGTCGGCCTCGCCTTAGGTCCCGACTTACCCAGGGAAGATTAGCTTGACCCTGGAACCCTTGGTCTTTCGGAGGACGTGTTTCTCACACGTCTTTCGCTACTCATGCCTGCATTCTCACTCGTGTAGCCTCCACGGCTGGGTCACCCCGCCGCTTCACCGGCCACACGACGCTCTCCTACCCATCAACACGGCTGGACCACGAAGGCCTACCAAAAATGTCAATGCCACAACTTCGGTGACGTGCTTGAGCCCCGCTACATTGTCGGCGCGGAATCACTTGACCAGTGAGCTATTACGCACTCTTTCAAGGGTGGCTGCTTCTAAGCCAACCTCCTGGTTGTCACAGCAACTCCACATCCTTTCCCACTTAGCACGCGCTTAGGGACCTTAGTTGGTGGTCTGGGTTGTTTCCCTCTCGACTATGAAGCTTATCCCCCACAGTCTCACTGCTGCGCTCTCACTTACCGGCATTCGGAGTTTGGCTGACGTCAGTAACCTGGTAGGGCCCATCGGCCATCCAGTAGCTCTACCTCCGGCAAGAAACACGCAACGCTGCACCTAAATGCATTTCGGAGAGAACCAGCTATCACGAAGTTTGATTGGCCTTTCACCCCTATCCACAGCTCATCCCCTCAGTTTTCAACCTAAGTGGGTTCGGCCCTCCACGACGTCTTACCGTCGCTTCAGCCTGGCCATGGATAGATCACTTCGCTTCGGGTCTAGGACACGCGACTCACTCGCCCTATTCAGACTCGCTTTCGCTACGGCTACCCCACACGGGTTAACCTCGCCACGTATCGCTAACTCGCAGGCTCATTCTTCAAAAGGCACGCTGTCACACCTACCAAGGGTGCTCCAACGGTTTGTAAGCAAACGGTTTCAGGTACTATTTCACTCCCCTCCCGGGGTACTTTTCACCTTTCCCTCACGGTACTTGTCCGCTATCGGTCATCTGGGAGTATTTAGGCTTATCAGGTGGTCCTGACAGATTCACACGGGATTTCTCGGGCCCCGTGCTACTTGGGATACTTCACCACGCCAAGAGAAGCATTTCGACTACGGGGTTCACACCCTCTCTGACCCGCCTTTCAATGCGGTTCGTCTATACCTTCTTGTAACGCTCACAGCTCGGCAGAACTGTATGGAAAGTCCCACAACCCCGAACACGCAACTCCTGCCGGATATCACACGCACTCGGTTTAGCCTCATCCGCTTTCGCTCGCCACTACTCACGGAATCACGGTTGTTTTCTCTTCCTGTGGGTACTGAGATGTTTCACTTCCCCACGTTCCCTCTACCCGCCCTATATATTCAGACGAGAGTCACTAGGTCGGCACGCCGCCCAGCGGGGTTTCCCCATTCGGACACCCTCGGATCACAGTGTGCTTATCCACTCCCCGAGGCTTATCGCAGATTGCTACGTCCTTCTTCGGCTCCAGATGCCAAGGCATCCACCGTTTGCTCTTAAAGACTTGAAACATGAGTTCGAATCGTCAATCTCAAAACAAAATTGACTAATGATCTTTAAGATCATCAAAAGAACACCCGGAAAAAATCCAGGCATTCAAAGATGCTCGCGTCCACTGTGTAGTTCTCAAAGTACGGGCGGTACCCCCTCCCCCACCAGCAAACCAGCCGGCAACAGAAGAAGGCCCAGAAGCAACGAACCCCCACCCCCCACAAAGGAAGGCAAGCGCCCGGTCCCTCAGGACCCAACAGCGTGCAGCCACCACCAACCCGCGACACCACCTTCCAATCCCCCCCCGAAGAGAAGACGTACTAGCAGCACCACGCATCAGCAATGGCATGTCAAATGTTCCACCCATGAGCCCCAGCCACACACATTCGGCATGGTACTGAGTTCTGGAACCCCCGAAGAGGCTCAGATGCTCCTTAGAAAGGAGGTGATCCAGCCGCACCTTCCGGTACGGCTACCTTGTTACGACTTAGTCCTAATTACCGATCCCACCTTCGACGGCTCCCTCCACAAGGGTTAGGCCACCGGCTTCAGGTGTTACCGACTTTCATGACTTGACGGGCGGTGTGTACAAGACCCGGGAACGTATTCACCGCAGCGTTGCTGATCTGCGATTACTAGCGACTCCGACTTCATGAGGTCGAGTTGCAGACCTCAATCCGAACTGGGACCGGCTTTTTGGGATTCGCTCCACCTCACGGTATTGCAGCCCTTTGTACCGGCCATTGTAGCATGCGTGAAGCCCAAGACATAAGGGGCATGATGATTTGACGTCATCCCCACCTTCCTCCGAGTTGACCCCGGCAGTATCCCATGAGTTCCCACCATAACGTGCTGGCAACATAGAACGAGGGTTGCGCTCGTTGCGGGACTTAACCCAACATCTCACGACACGAGCTGACGACAACCATGCACCACCTGTATAGAGACCTTGCGGGGCGACTATCTCTAGCCGTTTCCTCTATATGTCAAGCCTTGGTAAGGTTCTTCGCGTTGCATCGAATTAATCCGCATGCTCCGCCGCTTGTGCGGGTCCCCGTCAATTCCTTTGAGTTTTAGCCTTGCGGCCGTACTCCCCAGGCGGGGAACTTAATGCGTTAGCTGCGTCACGGAATCCGTGGAATGGACCCCACAACTAGTTCCCAACGTTTACGGGGTGGACTACCAGGGTATCTAAGCCTGTTTGCTCCCCACCCTTTCGCTCCTCAGCGTCAGTTACGGCCCAGAGATCTGCCTTCGCCATCGGTGTTCCTCCTGATATCTGCGCATTCCACCGCTACACCAGGAATTCCAATCTCCCCTACCGCACTCTAGTCTGCCCGTACCCACTGCAGGCCCGAGGTTGAGCCTCGGGATTTCACAGCAGACGCGACAAACCGCCTACGAGCTCTTTACGCCCAATAATTCCGGATAACGCTTGCACCCTACGTATTACCGCGGCTGCTGGCACGTAGTTAGCCGGTGCTTTTTCTGCAGGTACCGTCACTCACGCTTCTTCCCTGCTAAAAGAGGTTTACAACCCGAAGGCCGTCATCCCTCACGCGGCGTTGCTGCATCAGGCTTCCGCCCATTGTGCAATATTCCCCACTGCTGCCTCCCGTAGGAGTCTGGGCCGTGTCTCAGTCCCAGTGTGGCCGGTCACCCTCTCAGGCCGGCTACCCGTCGACGCCTTGGTGAGCCATTACCTCACCAACAAGCTGATAGGCCGCGAGCCCATCCCCAACCGAAAAATCTTTCCAACCACAACCATGCGGTCATAGCTCATATCCAGTATTAGACACCGTTTCCAGCGCTTATCCCAGAGTCAGGGGCAGATTGCTCACGTGTTACTCACCCGTTCGCCACTGATCCACCAGAGCAAGCTCCAGCTTCACCGTTCGACTTGCATGTGTTAAGCACGCCGCCAGCGTTCATCCTGAGCCAGGATCAAACTCTCCGTAAAAGAAAAAAGCCAAACATGACCGGAAAAAAGCCATGCCAGCGAGTTCGAACTGACCAAAAAGGATGCCATCACTGACATATCCATACGCCAACCCCCGAAAGGATTGGACTTTGATCCAAAGGAATCTCAACCCGATCAAAAAGACCGGACGAGGTAAAATTTGGCATTTGACAAGTGCACGCTGTTGAGTTCTCAAAGATCGGATGCTCCGACGTTCCAGCCTCTCGGCCTTCGTCGCTGGGCAACTTCACTATCTTATCCCTCCCTCTCCGGCTGTCAAATCGGCGCCCGACCCGAAGGCGGCATCCGAAAGCTCCGGAGAGTTTCTTGAGGGAAGGTGTTCTGCTACTTGAGGGGAGTGAGGCCTTCCGGCTCTCTCTCAACCCTTTGGGGCGAACAAGGAATAACTTACGCGGATCCGGGAGGCGGCGCAAATCCGGTTCGCATCCCGGGCGTGTCGCGCCGCTCTCCCCTAGCCGCGACGGCCGGCCGCGCGCCGCTGCTGACGGTTGAGCGGCGCGTCCGGGGCGCCGTCGGCGGGCTGCCCGAAGGCACCCCGGGCGCCCTCCTGCTGCGGCGCGGCCGCGACCTGCGCGGCGCGCGCGCGTCCCGTGGCCGCCTGCTGCACCTGGCCGCGCTCGTTGCGCACCTCGACCTCGCCGTCGGCGCCGGGCGCCGAGTACTGCAGCCGCTGCGCCTCGACGGCGGGGGCGTCGAGGCCCTTGGCCTCCACCTTGCCCTCGACCGCGCCGTCGGCGCCCTGGCGCACCTCGACCTCGAGGTTGAAGAGGAACCCGACGGTCTCCTCCTTGATCTGCGCCATCATCGTCTGGAACATCTGATAGCCCTCGCGCTGATACTCGATCAGCGGATCGCGCTGCGCCATCGCGCGCAGGCCGATGCCGTCCTTGAGGTAGTCCATCTCGTACAGGTGGTCGCGCCAGCGGCGATCGAGCACCTGCAGCACGACGCGGCGCTCGAGCTCGCGCGTCGCGCTGGTCCCCAGCTGCTGCTCGCGGCGACGGTAGGCGAGCTTGGCGTCGGAGAGCAGCTCGCGGCGGAGCCCCTCCGCC contains:
- a CDS encoding Rv3235 family protein, with product MRRRLSSARAVSEYFAAQPATAAQLPDPEPLLRNLTIGVLEVLAGVREVDQLARWMSEDAFRALVTRANLTARARSARGQTAARPAHRIVSVRHCSPKDAVIEATVVVAGPVRVRAVAIRLEGWDDRWRAMSVGIL
- a CDS encoding pyridoxal phosphate-dependent aminotransferase codes for the protein MTPRTFDQSSKLKDVLYEIRGAALAEADRLEADGHRILKLNTGNPAVFGFEAPYQIVRDMIEAIPHAHGYSDSRGIMPARRAVVSRYEEVAGFPQFDPDDVYLGNGVSELITMTMQALLDEGDEVLIPAPDYPLWTAMTSLADGTPVHYLCDNENGWQPDLDDIRAKITPRTKAIVVINPNNPTGAVYTREVLEGIVEIAREHELLLLSDEIYDRILFDDAQHIPLATLAPDLLCLTFNGLSKTYRVAGYRSGWLVITGPKRHAAGFLEGIQLLASTRLCPNVPAQHAVQAALSGVQSIDALIAPSGRLHEQRDAAWEGLTKIPGVTCSKPEGALYAFPRLDPNVHDIHDDAKLVYDFLVAEHVLLVQGTGFNWPTPDHLRIVTLPEARVLTEAIERLGNFLSSYRQ